The genomic segment TCGACGCGGTTTCCTGCCGGACTGCCATGCCTTTGTTGGGATGCCTCGCTAGGTCGCCAGCCAGGAAAGCTCGCCGGGTAGTTGCAGACGCCACCACGTCATGTCGTGGCCTCCGACCGTGAAGCTTACCGCCGGTGGCGTTTTGAGTTGGCTCACGAATTGGCGTGTCGCGGGATAGAAACGGTCGAATGTCCCGCAGTCCACCCGCAGCGGAATCTGGGACAACGCCGGCAGGCCCATCACGCTGTTCGTCATCCAGTCCTCTTCGCTGTCAAACGCTTTGGGTGCCGAGTCGGCGTAGGACATGTACAGCGCCGGGCTGATCGCGCAGATCCCCGCGGTCCGCGTCGGCCCCAGCATGGCGCCCAGGCGCAGTGCCCCGTATCCACCCATGGACCAGCCCATGAAGCCCACCCGCGACGTATCCATGCCCATGGAGCCCAGCATCGGCAACAGCTCGTCGAGGACCATCGCACCGGAGTCGGTGCCGTCGGCCCGCTTATGCCAGTAGGAGTCACTGCCACCGTCGACGCCGACCACCGCGAACGGCGGTTTGCCCTCCTTGACCAGTCGGGCCAGCGCGTCCTCGACGCCGCAGTCCAGCATCATGTTTGCGTCGCCGTCCTTGCCGTGCAGCGCGATTACCGGCCGCAGCAATCCGCTCTGCGACGTCTGCCCGGGCGGCAGCGCGATCACCCAGTTGGTCTTGACCCCGCCGCGCGCCTTGGAGATGAACGAGCCCGTCAGTTTGGTGGTCAGGTTGCTGCTCGCGGTCGACGGTTCGAATGGGGCGGGCAGTGGCGCCGCTTGTGGTTCGAGCGGATCCAGCCAGGCGCTCAACGCCCAGGCACCCGCGGCCGCAACGGTGGCATTGGCGCCCATTCGCAGCACCGCGCGGCGGTTCGGTTCAGGCACGAGCGTCATAATGCCGCGCCCCCAGCGTCATTCCGACCCCGTCGCGGCGTTTGGAAGGGCATTGTGATGCGGCAGTCATCGAGCAGTGACGTGCTGCGCGTCACAGTCGGGCGGATGGAATCTGCGAGGTTTCAACCCTCGCGCGGCGCAACATGCTTCGCGACGCTGGAGCTTTCGTGCACGGTTTCGAAACGAATGCTGACAAGAACGGAAGAGGATTCGATGACTCTGGCATTTCACTGGTTTTTGCCGACGTACGGGGATTCGCGCAATCTCGTCGCCGGCGGGCACGGCACGTCGATGCACGGCGACCGGCCCGCGACTTTGCGCTATCTGCATCAGATTTGCGCCGCCGCCGAGGACAACGGTTTTGAGGCGGTGCTCACGCCGACCGGATTGTGGTGCGAGGACGCCTGGTTGACGACGGCCACGCTGATCGAGCGCACCGAGACGCTGAAGTTTCTGGTCGCCTTTCGCCCGGGCCTGTTGAGCCCCACCCTGGCCGCACAGATGGCCGGCACCTTCCAGCGACACTCGGGTGGACGGCTGCTACTCAATGTCGTCACCGGTGGCGAACCCCACGAGCAGCAGGCCTATGGGGATTTCCTGGACAAGCAAGCGCGCTACGCACGCACCGCCGAATTCCTCGACGTGGTGCGCCAATTGTGGACCTCGAAAGAACCGGTGACGTTCGCCGGTGAGCACGTCCACATCGAGGGCGCACAACTGAACAATCCGCCCGACCCGATTCCCGCGGTGTTCTTCGGTGGCTCGTCCGGGTCGGCCGGGCCCGTCGCCGCGAAGTACTCGGACGTCTACCTCACCTGGGGTGAACCGCTGGCGGCCGTCGGCGAGAAATTGGATTGGGTGCGCGGCCTGGCCGCCGAAGCTGGGCGGACCCTGAAATTCGGGTTGCGGATCCACGTGATCAGCCGTCCGAGTGCCGAGGAAGCCTGGGCCGAAGCCGATCGGCTGCTCGAGGCGATCGACCCGGCGGACGTCGAACGCGTGCAGGCGAGCCTGGCACGCAGCGAATCCGAGGGACAGCAGCGAATGCTGAAGTTGCACGGCGGCAACAGCAGTCAGCTGCTGATCGCGCCCAACCTGTGGGCCGGCGTCGGCCTGGTGCGCGGCGGTGCGGGAACCGCGCTGGTCGGGTCACACGAGGAGGTCGCCGAGCGGCTGATCGAATATGCGGAGCTCGGCATCGACCACTTCATCTTGTCC from the Mycobacterium lentiflavum genome contains:
- a CDS encoding alpha/beta hydrolase: MTLVPEPNRRAVLRMGANATVAAAGAWALSAWLDPLEPQAAPLPAPFEPSTASSNLTTKLTGSFISKARGGVKTNWVIALPPGQTSQSGLLRPVIALHGKDGDANMMLDCGVEDALARLVKEGKPPFAVVGVDGGSDSYWHKRADGTDSGAMVLDELLPMLGSMGMDTSRVGFMGWSMGGYGALRLGAMLGPTRTAGICAISPALYMSYADSAPKAFDSEEDWMTNSVMGLPALSQIPLRVDCGTFDRFYPATRQFVSQLKTPPAVSFTVGGHDMTWWRLQLPGELSWLAT
- a CDS encoding LLM class flavin-dependent oxidoreductase produces the protein MTLAFHWFLPTYGDSRNLVAGGHGTSMHGDRPATLRYLHQICAAAEDNGFEAVLTPTGLWCEDAWLTTATLIERTETLKFLVAFRPGLLSPTLAAQMAGTFQRHSGGRLLLNVVTGGEPHEQQAYGDFLDKQARYARTAEFLDVVRQLWTSKEPVTFAGEHVHIEGAQLNNPPDPIPAVFFGGSSGSAGPVAAKYSDVYLTWGEPLAAVGEKLDWVRGLAAEAGRTLKFGLRIHVISRPSAEEAWAEADRLLEAIDPADVERVQASLARSESEGQQRMLKLHGGNSSQLLIAPNLWAGVGLVRGGAGTALVGSHEEVAERLIEYAELGIDHFILSGYPHLEEAYWFGEGVLPLLESRGVWKHPNRTSRQPASSTPFAAASAQ